Proteins encoded within one genomic window of Alcanivorax sp. REN37:
- the glmS gene encoding glutamine--fructose-6-phosphate transaminase (isomerizing) has translation MCGIVGAIAERNVAPILIAGLQRLEYRGYDSAGLALLGSAGLVRLRREGKVAALEQALKQAGAQGGVGIAHTRWATHGVPSERNAHPHLSGDALAVVHNGIIENYQALRFELEAGGYAFASDTDSEVVVHLIHQQLQQGADLLAAVQHVVTRLEGAYALGVVSADEPQRFIAVRSGSPLVVGLGIGENYVASDQLALLPVTNRFVFLQEGDVAEVRRESVRLFAADGAEVQRPVHEFEGAHEDAEKGEYRHFMLKEIFEQPLALQRTLEGRLGGAEDLAQMFGERTAMLRDVQCVQIIACGTSYHAGAVARYWIEALAGVPCQVEVASEFRYRAHVVPEKTLFVTISQSGETADTLAALRAATHAHYLAHLAVCNVPSSSLVRESELALLTRAGPEIGVASTKAFTTQLAALRLLVLALAHARGLGEAALSQHLEELRQLPNLVEKALQMDAAIQTLAEDFVEKQHTLFLGRGTQYPVAMEGALKLKEISYIHAEAYPAGELKHGPLALVDKDMPVVAVAPRDDLLEKLKSNLQEVRARGGELYVFADQQAELQDEAGMRVLAMPTVPESLIPIVYSVPLQLLSYHVAVLRGTDVDQPRNLAKSVTVE, from the coding sequence ATGTGCGGAATTGTCGGCGCCATCGCAGAACGCAACGTAGCACCGATCCTCATCGCTGGACTGCAGCGACTCGAATACCGCGGTTATGACTCCGCCGGTTTGGCACTGCTGGGCAGCGCCGGTCTGGTGCGATTACGCCGGGAAGGCAAAGTGGCCGCACTGGAGCAAGCGTTGAAGCAAGCCGGCGCCCAGGGTGGCGTCGGCATCGCTCACACCCGTTGGGCCACTCATGGCGTGCCGTCGGAGCGCAATGCCCATCCCCACCTGTCTGGTGACGCACTGGCTGTCGTGCACAACGGCATTATCGAAAACTACCAAGCCTTGCGTTTCGAACTGGAAGCGGGCGGTTATGCCTTTGCCTCCGACACCGATTCCGAAGTGGTGGTGCACCTGATCCACCAGCAGCTACAGCAGGGCGCCGATTTGCTGGCCGCTGTACAGCACGTAGTCACTCGCTTGGAAGGCGCCTACGCACTGGGCGTGGTCAGCGCTGACGAGCCACAGCGCTTCATCGCGGTGCGTAGCGGCAGCCCATTGGTGGTGGGGCTGGGGATCGGTGAAAACTACGTGGCGTCCGACCAGCTGGCGCTGCTGCCGGTGACCAATCGTTTTGTGTTCTTGCAGGAGGGCGACGTCGCCGAAGTGCGCCGTGAAAGCGTGCGCCTGTTTGCCGCCGACGGTGCCGAAGTACAGCGACCGGTGCACGAATTTGAAGGCGCGCACGAAGACGCCGAAAAGGGCGAATACCGCCACTTCATGCTCAAGGAAATCTTTGAGCAACCGCTGGCGCTGCAGCGGACGTTGGAAGGCCGCCTGGGCGGCGCCGAGGATCTGGCGCAGATGTTCGGTGAGCGCACGGCGATGCTGCGCGATGTGCAGTGCGTGCAGATTATCGCGTGCGGCACCAGCTACCACGCCGGCGCGGTGGCGCGCTATTGGATCGAAGCGTTGGCGGGGGTGCCCTGTCAGGTGGAGGTTGCCAGCGAATTCCGTTATCGCGCCCACGTGGTGCCGGAAAAAACGCTGTTCGTCACCATCAGCCAGAGCGGCGAAACCGCCGATACCTTGGCGGCGCTGCGTGCCGCCACCCACGCTCACTACTTGGCCCACCTTGCGGTGTGCAACGTGCCCAGCTCGTCGTTGGTGCGTGAGTCGGAACTGGCGCTACTGACGCGGGCCGGGCCGGAAATTGGCGTGGCATCCACCAAGGCGTTCACCACTCAATTGGCGGCGCTGCGGCTGTTGGTGTTGGCGCTCGCGCATGCGCGAGGCCTCGGCGAAGCGGCTCTGTCGCAGCATCTGGAAGAACTGCGGCAGCTACCAAATTTGGTGGAAAAAGCACTGCAGATGGATGCGGCGATTCAAACTTTGGCGGAAGACTTCGTCGAGAAGCAGCACACCCTGTTCCTCGGCCGCGGCACCCAATACCCGGTGGCTATGGAAGGAGCGCTGAAGCTCAAGGAAATTTCCTACATTCATGCCGAAGCCTATCCTGCCGGCGAGCTCAAGCACGGGCCGTTGGCGCTGGTAGATAAGGACATGCCGGTGGTGGCTGTGGCACCACGCGATGACCTGCTTGAAAAGCTGAAGTCGAACCTGCAGGAAGTGCGCGCCCGCGGCGGTGAATTGTATGTGTTTGCCGACCAACAAGCTGAGCTGCAAGACGAAGCCGGCATGCGCGTACTAGCGATGCCGACAGTTCCGGAAAGCCTGATCCCGATCGTTTATTCGGTCCCGCTGCAACTGCTTAGCTACCATGTGGCGGTGCTACGGGGCACCGATGTGGACCAGCCGAGAAACCTGGCAAAGTCGGTCACAGTGGAGTGA
- a CDS encoding HNH endonuclease → MAWVLHQAKGQCESCLAPAPFLREDGSAYLEVHHVQRLIDGGADTVENAIAVCPNCHRQLHYGADKKALAEAIRQRIERLGK, encoded by the coding sequence GTGGCTTGGGTCCTCCACCAAGCGAAAGGACAATGTGAAAGCTGTCTAGCACCCGCCCCATTTCTCCGCGAAGACGGCTCTGCCTACCTAGAAGTACATCATGTCCAGCGCCTTATAGATGGGGGTGCAGACACCGTAGAAAATGCGATTGCCGTCTGCCCAAATTGCCATCGACAACTCCACTATGGTGCGGACAAGAAAGCGCTCGCCGAAGCGATTCGCCAACGAATCGAACGACTAGGAAAGTAA